The Legionella cincinnatiensis genome includes a region encoding these proteins:
- a CDS encoding HAD family hydrolase, with the protein MKKLKSTSQSSQETNPKGNRALPLQLVQHVEPDRTFYLRSTVEGIGNFFSTRVKELYHTLAMTFSLDSMDWSSFKKYIWPTISSGAALILGHYLTQYMSEYQMGSPEYDFIFKFLFGAAILGYCALNRITDKKFTSQGELSLAVASEVMAITYMYSSVFKGTTFLLNNTVSDEYSLIASLGTSALVVPSGISYLAQKAQELLVRFQYNRGAQRSDTALISGGLTPISNLYFQINHFIANELMVSSRTFQLGLISHNIRHADKIIQKFRNLPALLADLAPSTLKKMRVQQEKLDHDYEYNHKLHQVLRFTSNGPMFVSVPRYQLRTGDLVYCDSSIDLACVPVSGELLALKRDEKGNFTQVLEEKNFSVNLKAQNGEDVWIEHQTKPDFTSNYKKIDLYAVREGKQAGVLVGDKLNIYGNDNIFIQIKPEKELLLSSNYEKKAVINEIIAERKQKSVLYSILGSIIMAAFLQRDITSMPAETIKLMFTLFQTMIPFSEAFLRETVNSRLMKTLNNNLGDQPLETIDALRVVDLCNALGGYYRDRFPNGVVVISDKTGTLTTTRMDVLGLWTTDMAPDVQQVLKEKEGLLLPQEIQLLESLEVFCEAFTNNTKELEPEEHAILDLFKSLLNNQQCLDVTTYGTNHFKKVLTIKDKKKEIETFHLGLYRTFGGRFTLVKEGMDYFLVFCGVPNQDSFKETPVLQAYTTMQSRTEVLSRDWCIARSKLSGDEFAALQELTDKDDKEHIEHFILKRPALLKSMVYYGTFIIDNPVKKGAEKFIAQCREVSVPVFVATGDTAKAAENIAKVLCPKNAKNILTIRAKEAKEETLEFLNEENYPADSTVIFSGINEAILKRFQKLMDREPTKRPVIIFAEMSTEGKGILARYLKDHHYFVVANGDGTNDVMMMKNSNMVIAHHSDDGTFAPGVDSLSNISEEQLRRLFGSQKTFYELFDINLPKSLFVQQFAPLANSQEKPTMALALKSGKMTFDLAKTVGANVTEMNQQHWYSVAFDLLWLWISFYEINESADLPMDNRNINASSLISNTMAIALTIAVFQSLANYAFFNESTNFTSMFIMLSLLPLVLKSIFSGFRMVQDSVYPPLKPPEVEEKAESNSNRSSVLSYFGSFFSRNKPVKQLEEVSSVPKLE; encoded by the coding sequence ATGAAGAAATTAAAATCCACCTCACAAAGTTCACAAGAAACAAATCCTAAAGGGAATAGAGCCTTACCACTTCAATTAGTGCAGCATGTTGAGCCGGATCGCACTTTTTATTTAAGAAGTACTGTGGAAGGAATAGGAAATTTTTTTTCCACACGGGTGAAAGAATTGTATCATACTCTAGCTATGACGTTTTCTTTAGACTCTATGGATTGGAGTAGTTTTAAAAAATATATTTGGCCTACGATTTCTTCTGGGGCTGCATTGATTCTTGGTCATTATCTCACCCAATATATGAGTGAATATCAAATGGGGAGCCCAGAATATGATTTTATTTTTAAATTTCTTTTTGGTGCAGCCATATTAGGTTATTGCGCTTTGAATCGTATTACAGATAAAAAATTTACGTCTCAGGGAGAATTGTCTCTAGCTGTAGCTAGTGAAGTTATGGCAATAACTTATATGTATAGCTCTGTGTTTAAAGGAACTACTTTCTTATTAAATAATACAGTATCTGATGAATATTCATTAATAGCCTCGCTTGGAACGAGTGCATTGGTTGTTCCAAGTGGAATTTCTTATCTAGCACAAAAAGCACAAGAACTTCTTGTTCGATTTCAATACAATCGGGGAGCGCAACGTTCAGATACAGCACTTATTTCTGGAGGGCTTACTCCAATATCGAATTTGTATTTTCAAATCAATCATTTTATTGCCAATGAGCTTATGGTGAGTTCTCGTACCTTTCAATTAGGACTGATCTCTCACAATATTCGTCATGCCGATAAAATAATCCAGAAATTTCGTAACTTGCCTGCATTATTAGCTGATTTGGCGCCATCTACCTTAAAAAAAATGCGTGTGCAGCAAGAAAAGCTTGATCATGATTATGAGTATAATCATAAATTGCATCAAGTTTTAAGATTTACATCAAATGGACCAATGTTTGTGAGTGTTCCTAGATATCAATTACGTACGGGGGATTTGGTTTATTGTGACAGCAGCATTGATTTGGCTTGTGTGCCTGTATCTGGAGAGCTTCTTGCCTTAAAACGGGATGAGAAAGGAAATTTCACTCAGGTATTAGAGGAAAAAAATTTTAGTGTAAATCTTAAAGCACAAAATGGTGAAGATGTTTGGATTGAACATCAAACGAAACCTGATTTTACTTCAAACTATAAAAAAATAGATTTGTATGCAGTTAGAGAGGGTAAACAAGCAGGAGTGTTGGTTGGAGATAAATTAAATATCTATGGCAACGACAATATTTTTATTCAAATTAAACCTGAAAAGGAGCTTTTATTAAGTAGTAATTATGAGAAAAAAGCGGTGATCAATGAAATTATTGCGGAACGTAAGCAAAAAAGTGTCTTATATTCAATTTTAGGCTCCATCATCATGGCAGCTTTTTTACAAAGAGATATCACTTCAATGCCTGCGGAAACAATAAAACTGATGTTTACACTTTTTCAAACAATGATTCCTTTTTCTGAAGCTTTTTTAAGGGAAACAGTGAATAGCCGCTTGATGAAAACACTAAATAATAATTTAGGAGACCAACCTTTAGAGACTATAGATGCACTTCGTGTGGTGGATTTATGTAATGCATTGGGCGGATATTACCGTGACCGATTTCCAAATGGGGTTGTCGTCATTTCAGATAAAACAGGAACTCTTACTACAACTAGGATGGATGTATTGGGTTTGTGGACTACGGATATGGCACCCGATGTGCAACAGGTGTTGAAAGAGAAGGAGGGTTTGCTTTTACCACAAGAAATACAATTGCTTGAATCTCTTGAAGTATTTTGTGAGGCATTTACTAACAACACAAAAGAATTGGAGCCCGAAGAACATGCCATCTTGGATCTATTCAAATCTTTGCTGAACAATCAACAATGTTTGGATGTGACTACTTATGGTACTAATCATTTTAAAAAAGTACTTACAATTAAAGACAAGAAGAAAGAAATAGAGACATTTCATTTAGGTTTATACCGCACGTTTGGTGGACGCTTTACCTTGGTAAAGGAAGGCATGGATTATTTTCTAGTATTTTGTGGAGTTCCTAATCAAGATTCATTTAAGGAAACTCCTGTGTTGCAAGCCTATACAACGATGCAAAGCCGTACTGAGGTATTATCCCGTGATTGGTGCATTGCTAGAAGTAAACTCAGTGGAGATGAGTTTGCTGCTTTACAAGAATTAACGGATAAGGATGATAAAGAGCACATTGAACATTTTATTTTAAAAAGACCGGCATTACTTAAAAGTATGGTGTATTACGGTACTTTTATTATTGATAATCCCGTAAAAAAAGGCGCGGAAAAATTTATTGCCCAATGTCGAGAAGTATCTGTTCCTGTATTTGTAGCTACTGGTGATACTGCTAAGGCTGCAGAAAATATTGCCAAGGTATTATGCCCGAAAAATGCGAAGAACATTCTTACTATTCGTGCAAAGGAAGCAAAAGAAGAGACTCTTGAATTTTTAAACGAAGAAAATTATCCAGCAGATTCGACGGTCATCTTTTCAGGTATTAATGAAGCAATCCTGAAACGATTTCAGAAACTGATGGATAGAGAGCCCACGAAGCGACCTGTAATTATTTTTGCAGAAATGAGTACAGAGGGGAAAGGGATACTCGCTCGTTATCTTAAGGACCATCATTATTTTGTTGTTGCCAATGGCGATGGCACCAATGATGTGATGATGATGAAAAATTCAAATATGGTAATAGCTCATCATTCAGATGACGGTACTTTTGCTCCTGGAGTTGATTCTTTATCGAATATAAGTGAAGAACAGTTAAGAAGATTGTTTGGTTCACAGAAAACTTTTTATGAGCTTTTTGATATTAATCTTCCAAAAAGTTTGTTTGTACAACAATTTGCTCCTTTAGCAAATTCACAAGAAAAACCAACCATGGCTTTGGCGCTTAAAAGTGGGAAAATGACTTTTGATTTAGCTAAAACTGTTGGTGCAAATGTTACAGAAATGAATCAGCAGCATTGGTATAGTGTTGCTTTTGATTTACTGTGGTTGTGGATTTCATTTTATGAAATTAACGAAAGCGCTGATTTGCCTATGGATAATCGAAATATAAATGCTTCAAGTTTGATTTCCAATACCATGGCAATTGCTTTGACCATCGCTGTTTTTCAATCATTGGCAAATTATGCTTTTTTCAATGAGTCTACCAATTTCACCAGCATGTTCATTATGCTGAGTCTTTTGCCTCTAGTTCTAAAAAGTATTTTTTCAGGATTTAGAATGGTACAGGATAGTGTATATCCTCCGCTGAAACCACCAGAAGTTGAAGAAAAGGCCGAATCAAACTCTAATCGCTCGTCGGTTTTAAGTTATTTTGGTTCCTTTTTTTCGCGTAATAAGCCGGTAAAGCAATTGGAGGAGGTAAGTAGTGTTCCCAAGCTTGAGTAG
- a CDS encoding DMT family transporter, with protein MWFTFAISAAILWGFNYALAEKVLRSISPVTLLALEMIIGALLFTGISFFTTMKKDVQVLAADSGLLWLTIVEIAVLLLASFFIATSINLKNATIAGILELIYPLFTIIFTWFLFNETHVNSSVIIGGFLIFAGVIVISLA; from the coding sequence ATGTGGTTTACTTTTGCAATTTCTGCTGCCATTTTATGGGGATTCAATTACGCATTAGCTGAAAAAGTATTACGCAGTATCTCACCCGTTACGTTATTAGCATTGGAAATGATCATTGGAGCTTTATTATTTACTGGTATTTCTTTTTTTACGACAATGAAAAAAGATGTTCAGGTTTTAGCTGCTGATTCTGGTCTTTTATGGTTAACAATCGTAGAGATTGCTGTTCTTCTTCTCGCAAGTTTTTTCATTGCGACATCAATTAACCTGAAAAATGCCACAATCGCAGGTATATTGGAATTAATCTATCCATTATTTACCATCATTTTTACTTGGTTTTTATTTAATGAAACTCATGTGAATTCCTCAGTCATCATTGGCGGTTTTTTAATTTTCGCTGGGGTCATAGTAATAAGCCTTGCCTAA